The region TAGCGTCCCATTCAGCGCGGCTAATGGTTACATCAGTCTTGAACGTTCCCCAATCGGTACTAGAACCACGTCGTTCAATAATCATCGTTTTTTCCTTCATAGCAGCTAGTAATGTGATTGCCGCGGCATGCAATCTGCTTTGGCTGATCGTATCGTGTTACTCCAATGCCGCAAGCATCTTACAATCTTTCCTGTGTCCCCTCCACGAACACCAGTTTTTTCGACATTCCCGAGGCCGAATCCGATTATGACAACTCGTCCGTAGGATTGTATTCTCGTACCCGCCCGAACTTCGCATAAAGCGGCGGCAGCAGGAAAAGGTTGAGCGACGTCGACGTGATCAGCCCGCCGAGGATGACGATGGCCATCGGGTACTCGATCTCGTGCCCCGGCCGGTTGCCCGCCACCACCAATGGCACCAGCGCCAACCCGGTGGCCAGCGCCGTCATCAAGATCGGCGTGAGCCGCTCTTCCGCCCCCCGCAGCACGAGCGGCAGGCCGAACGGTTCCCCCTCCTCGGTCTCCAAGTGCCGGTAATGGCTGACGAGCATGATACCGTTGCGCGCGGCGATCCCCAGCACGGTGACGAAGCCGACCAGCGAGCCGAGCGAGAGCACGCCGCCGGCCAGCTCGACGGCCGCCACGCCGCCCACCAGCGCAAAAGGGATCGTCAACAACACCAGGAGCGTCAGTCGCAGCGACTGGAAATCGACGTGCAGCAGCAGCACGATCCCCACCAGCGAAATCGCGGCCAGGGCATAGAGCCGGCGTCGCGATTCCTCGAGCGCCGCGTACTCGCCCAGGAACTCGGGGTGGTAACCGTGGTCGAATTCGAGCGTGCGGACCTTCCGCTCGATTTCCTGAGCCACCGAGCCCAGGTCGCGTCCTTTGACGTTGCAAGTCACGTCGATGCGCCGCGAGGCGTGCTCGCGCTTGATCTCGTTGGGTGCCGGCACGACTTGCACGTCGGCCACGTCGCCCAGCGGCACGTAACCGCCCAAGGGCGTTTCGATCGGCAGCCGCAAGAGCGCGTTGACGTCGGTCCGCAGTTCCGGCACCCCCCAGACGACGACGTCGAACGATTTCTGGTCGCGGTAGACCTCGCCCGCCTTCGCCCCGCGCACCAGCGTGGTCGTCGCGCGGCGGACCTGGCCGGGCGAAAGCCCAAAGCGCGCCGCCGCCTCGGGATAGAGCCGCACCTGCACCTGCGGCACGAGCACTTGGGACTCGACCTGGAGGTCCTGCGCCCCTTCGACCTCGGCGATCTCGCTGCGGACCTCCTCGGCCTTCTTGCGGAGCACGTCCATGTCGTAGCCGTAGATTCGCACCACGATCGCGGCCGAGGCCCCGGTGAGCACCTCCTTGATCCGCTCCTTGAGGTACGTCAGCACGTCACGCTTCAGCCCGGGGTAGCCCTCGATCGCCTCCGAAACCTTGGCCATCGTTTCCGGCACGTCGACGCCTTCATCGACGCTGATCCAAAGCTCCGTGAAGTTCGGCCCCACCACCTCGTCGGCCACCTCGGCCCGGCCGATGTGCGAGCCGAAGTTGCGCACACCCTCGATCCCGCGCAGCTCCCGGCTGACGCGGATCGTGATCCGACGCATGGCCTCCAACGACGTGCCCGGCTTCTCGACGAAGTGCATCAGGAAATCGGTTTCTTGAAAGTTGGGCAAGAACTCCTTTCCCAACCCAAGAAAGGCCCAACCGGTCAGGCCGAACATCACGGCGATGCACGCGATCGCCCAGACGGGCCTGGCGACCAGGGAGGGCAGGACCGCCCGGTAGACGCGCTTCAGCAGCCGCGCCAGCGGC is a window of Pirellulales bacterium DNA encoding:
- a CDS encoding efflux RND transporter permease subunit, whose product is RARQLVQERLATEAGRLPAVARPPVMLSPLSSTSRVMKIGVSSGKLSQMELSELARWTIRPHLMAVRGVANVAIWGQRDRQFQVLVDPDRLRRHEVSLDAVHKAAASATLPDNGGFLDSPNQRLAIRHLSSITSTDELGGVVVDFRQGAPLRLRDVADIVENFPAPIGDAVINDGPGLLLIVEKQPWGNTLEVTRQVEKALDDLKPGLKDVDVDPTIFRPATFIERSLHNLSRAMLVGCGLVIVILAAFLFDWRTALISITAIPLSLVAAALTLHYAGETMNTMVLAGLVIALGEVVDDAIIDVENILRRLRLNRVAAQPAPAFNVVLAASLEVRSAVVFASLIVILVFVPVLFLDGLAGSFFRPLAVSYILAISASLLVALTVTPALSLVLLPGAPERHAPQRHRDAPLARLLKRVYRAVLPSLVARPVWAIACIAVMFGLTGWAFLGLGKEFLPNFQETDFLMHFVEKPGTSLEAMRRITIRVSRELRGIEGVRNFGSHIGRAEVADEVVGPNFTELWISVDEGVDVPETMAKVSEAIEGYPGLKRDVLTYLKERIKEVLTGASAAIVVRIYGYDMDVLRKKAEEVRSEIAEVEGAQDLQVESQVLVPQVQVRLYPEAAARFGLSPGQVRRATTTLVRGAKAGEVYRDQKSFDVVVWGVPELRTDVNALLRLPIETPLGGYVPLGDVADVQVVPAPNEIKREHASRRIDVTCNVKGRDLGSVAQEIERKVRTLEFDHGYHPEFLGEYAALEESRRRLYALAAISLVGIVLLLHVDFQSLRLTLLVLLTIPFALVGGVAAVELAGGVLSLGSLVGFVTVLGIAARNGIMLVSHYRHLETEEGEPFGLPLVLRGAEERLTPILMTALATGLALVPLVVAGNRPGHEIEYPMAIVILGGLITSTSLNLFLLPPLYAKFGRVREYNPTDELS